DNA from Leucobacter aridicollis:
GGCTTCGGCCGCACCGGCGAGTGGTTCGCGTACCAGGCCTTCGACGTGAAGCCCGACCTCGTGACGTTTGCGAAGGGCGTGAACTCGGGCTACGTGCCGCTCGGTGGTGTCGTGATCTCCGATGAGATCCACGACACCTTCGTCGACAAGGCGTTCCCCGGTGGGCTCACCTACAGCGGGCACCCGCTCGCGTGCGCCGCAGGCGTTGCGACGTTCGACATCTTCGAGGAGGAGGGGATTATCGAGCGCGTTCGCGACCTCGCATCGCGCGTCATCGAGCCCCGCCTGCGCGAGATCACGGCGAAGCACAAGTCGGTCGGCGAGTACCGCGGCACCGGCATGTTCTGGGCGCTCGAGCTCGTCGTCGATCGCGACAGCCGCGAGCCGCTCGCGGGCGACGCGTACAACGCGGTCATCGCCGCGTGCAAGAACGCTGGCCTGTGGCCGTTCGCTGCAGGCAATCGCCTGCAGATCGCGCCGCCGCTCGTCATCAGCGAAGACGATCTCGTGAAGGGTCTCGAGATCATCGATGCTGCGCTCGACGTGGCGGATAGCTACTACACCGGCAACTAACGCTGGAGTTCAGAGGGGCCTGGTTTTCAGAAACCAGGCCCCTCGTGTTTTGCCCCTGTTCCTTTCCGGGCGGGCGGGTCACAATGGAACAGTTCCTCCAAAGGCGGGGGAAAGGGTTTTGAGGAAGGATCCGTGCATATGAGCGCGCTCGAAGACATTCAGAAATACGCCCCCGGTGCGAGCCCCGCAGTGGTCGCTGAGATGGAGCGGGCGTACGCGCTCGCACTGCAGGACCCCGACGCCCGGCTGGTCTCATATAGCGACCCGGCCGAGCTCGCGCTGGTGCGCGAGAACTTCGTGAAGGGCAAGCTCGGCGTGACCCAGTCCGACGCAGCCATCGACGAGGCAATTGCGACCGTCGGCGATCAGATTCCCGGCCACAAGCAGCGGCTCACCGTCTACTACCTGCTCGCCGCGCACTACGGCAAGCTCAGCGTCTTCGGGGGCTAGCGGAGGGCGGCGCGCCGCAGCGCGGCGCGAGGCGGGAGTAGGCTGGAGCTGACCGGCCACCCACGGAGGATCGCCCATGCTCGACGCACTGACAGGCTTTGTCGTCGTCGGGTTTGCGATCTTCATCGGCTGGGTGCTCGGGAAGACGGGTGTCCTCGACGTGGCCTCCCGGGCGGTGCTCGCGAAGCTTGTCTACTGGGTGCTCTCGCCCGCGCTCCTCTTCGTCGTGCTCTCGAAGGCCGACGTGGACGCGCTGTTCTCCTCGCTGCTCCCAGTCTCGGCGATTGCGGCAGTCGCCGTGATCCTGATCTATGCGGTCGCCGCCCGGCTCGTGTGGCGCCGGCCCGCGAGCGAGGCACTGATTGGGGCGCTGTCGGCCGGGCAGGTGAACGCGAACAACATCGGCATTCCGCTCTCGCTGTACATTCTGGGGAGCGCCGCCTACCCCGCGCCCGTCGTGCTGTTCCAGCTGCTCGTGCTGACGCCTGTCTCGCTGTCGATCCTGGAGGCCTCGGCGGGCGGCCGGTTCAGGCTGGGCGCGGTCGCACGCGCGCTGGTGAGCCCGATCATTGTCGGCTCGGCGCTCGGGGTGCTCGTCTCGGTGCTCGGCGTCGACCTGCCCGAGGTGGTGTTCGCGCCGATCGAGCTCATCGCGAATGCGTGTGTGCCGGTGCTGCTCATCAGCTACGGAGTCTCGCTTCACGGGCAGCGGGTGCTCGGTGCGGGCGGGCAGCGCGGCGAGGTCATCCTCGCGAGCGCGCTGAAGCTGCTCGTCATGCCGGCGCTCGCGTGGTTCGTCGCCGCCATCGTGTTCGGGCTCGGGTCGCAGGAAACGCTCGTCGTCGTGGTGCTGGCCGCGCTGCCGACGGCTCAGAACGTCTTCAACTATGCGCAGCGGTTTGGCGTCGGCGAGAACGTGGCGCGAGACACCGTATTCATTACGACGCTCGGCTGCATTCCCATCCTCGTGCTTGCGACAGTGTTGCTCGGGTAGTCGGGCGCCGCTACGGTGTCGCGCCGGTGGCGACCGGGAGCTCGGGGGTGTTCGACCACTGCGACCACGATCCCGGGAACAGTACGCCCTCGCCCCCGGCGAGCGCGAACGCGAAGAGCGCGTGGCTCGCGGTGATGCCGGACCCGCACGAGAACCCGACGGGGGATCCTGGCTCCGCAGCTCGGCCGAACTTCGCGCGCAGCGCGTCGCTGGAAAGGAACCTGCCGTCTTCGGTCACGTTCTCTGCGGTGGGGAGGTTCAGCGCGCCGGGAATGTGGCCCGCCACGGGGTCCATCGGTTCGACGTCACCCCGGTACCGCTCGGGGGCGCGCACGTCGACGAGCGTGTGCTCGCGCGCAAACCGCTCGACCTCCTCGAGGGCGAGCGTCGGCAGGTGCCCCGGGGTCAGGATCACGGTGCCCGGCGCAGGGGTCGGCTCCGCGGTCTCGAGCTCAAATCCGGCCGCGACCCACGCTGGCAGGGCGCCGTCGAGGAGGCGCACGCGCTCGAAGCCCGCGTCGCGTAGCAGCCACCACAGTCGCGCAGAGGCGAGGTTGCCGCCACCGTCGTACGCAACCACCGAATCCTCCGGGTGAAGGCCCCAGCGGCGGGCCGAGTGGGTTAGCGCCTCGCCGCCGGGCAGCGGATGCCGGCCGAGCGTCGCGGCGCCGTGCGCGGAGAGTTCGGATTCGAGGTCCACGTACATCGCACCGGGGATGTGGCCGGTGAGATAGTCGCTGTGACCGGAGGGCTGGGCAAGCGTCCACCGCACGTCGAGGATGCGCGTGCGCGGTCCCTCCCCGGGGCCCGCCTCTGATGCGAGGAGGTCGTGGAGCTCTGCCGGGGTGATGAGAAGGTCGGACCGTCGTGCTCCATCGGTGGGATCGCTCATGGGGCGATCGTACGCGATGACGGTTGGGTCGCGCTCAGGGAGCGGTGCCCGAAATGCATAGCAGTACTATGTAAAATCTGTATACTCGTACCGTGACCGAACCGCAGACCCACCAGCCGACGCCCGAACACGGGGCGCTCGCGCTCGATCTCGTCCGCTCCGCTGCGCGCTTCACGCGCTCGTCCAGCAGGATCCCGGGCGTCACCTACTCGTCGATTGCCTGGCGCGTCCTCGCCGACCTCGAGCGGGATGGCGCGTCGCGGATCACCGAGCTCGCGCAGACGCAGCGCGTCACCCAGCCCACCATGACCACGCTCGTGCAGCGGCTCGAGGGCGAAGGATGGGTCGTGCGTGCGCCCGATGCGCGCGACGGGCGCGCAACCCTCGTCAGCGTCACGGACGCGGGCGTGAGCGCGCTCGCCGCCTACCGGGAGGGCGCAGCGGCGCTCGTTACCCCGGTGCTGACGCGCCTCAGCGACGCCGACCGCGCGGTCCTCGCGCGGGCTGCCGAGCTGATGCTCCACATCGCCGACGAGGTGTAGCCCACCGTGCGGACGGCGTGACGGCCCCGCGGGCCCACCCCCAACACCCACAGACACCCGACCACACAGCCAAAGGAATCCTTACGAATACCACCGAGCCCCGACCCTCGCTCTTCCGGCAGCCAACGGCCGTCTGGGCGATCGCCTTCGCCTGCGCCATCTCCTTCATGGGGATCGGCCTCGTCGATCCAATCCTCCCCAAGATCAGTGCCGCGCTCGACGCCACCCCGAGCGAGACCATGCTGCTCTTCACGAGCTACCTGTTTGTCACCGGCATCGCGATGTTCTTCACGAGCTGGGTCTCAGGGCGGATCGGCGTGAAGTGGACGCTCATCGCAGGGCTCACGCTCATTGTCGTGTTCGCTGGACTCGCTGGCCTCGCAGGATCGGTCGATGCGATCATCGGGTTCCGGGCAGGATGGGGCCTCGGCAACGCGCTCTTCCTCTCGACCGCGCTCGCCGCAATTGTCGGAGCAGCGTCGGGCGGATCGCGTCAGGCGATCGTGCTGTATGAGGCCGCGCTCGGCATCGGCATGGCGATCGGCCCGCTCGTCGGCGGTGCGCTGGGCGAGATCTCGTGGCGTGGGCCGTTCTTTGGTACGGCGATCCTGATGGCGATCGCGCTCGTCGCGATCCTCGTACTGCTGCGATTCCCCAAGCAGAGCGCGGCCGAGCGGGCGGCTGCGCGGGCGGCGGCGCCCTCGGTGACCGCGAGCTTCCGCGCGCTCCGCCACCCGGCGCTGCTCGCACTGTCACTCGTCGCCGTCTGCTATAACTTCGGCTTCTTCACGCTGCTCGCATACAGCCCCTATCCCGTCGAGGCCGCAGCGCAGGCGGCAGGGATGGAGTTCGGGGCGCACGAACTCGGACTCGTGTTCTTTGGCTGGGGTCTTGCGCTCGCTCTGACCTCCGTGGTCGTCGCGCCCGTGCTCACGCGCAGGCTCGGCCTTCGCCCCGTGCTGTTTGCGACGCTCGCGCTGTTCGCGGTCTGCCTTGGTCTGCTGGGCGTGTTCGTTGCGTCCCTGCCAGCACTGGTCTCGCTCGTGATCGTCAGCGGGCTGTTGCTCGGCGTGATGAATACCGCGCTGACGGAGGCAGTGATGGAAGCGACGGATCTGCCGCGGAGCGTCGCCTCGTCAACCTACTCGGGCGTGCGCTTCATCGGCGGCGCGATCGCCCCGGCGATCGCGGGGCCGGTTGCCGCGGCGCTCGGCGTACCCGTCCCGTACTGGATGGGCGCTGCCGCGGTCGTCGTTGCGATCCTCGTGCTCGCGCTGATGGGGAAGCACCTTGCACACATCGGGGCCGAGCGCGGCGCGAACGAGCCACAGCCTGAGCTTGCCGAGGCGCAGGCGATCGGCGCTGGTGACGCGAGCTAGCGGTGTCGCGGCGCTCGGCGGGACGCGCCGGTCGTCCCGCGGGCGTCGGCCCGGCATGAGTTAGGGAGCGGCCTGCGTGTTCGCTGACGCGTGGTCTTCGAGGGTCTGCCCCAGCCGGGCAGCGAGCACATACACGCGGTCATCGAGCTTCTCCAGGCGCGCGTCGACGGCGTCGAGACGAATCTCGAGCCCGTCGAACCGCGTCGCGAATCTGGCATCAAGTGCGTCGATCCTGCCGGTGAGCTTGACGTCGAGTGCGTCGGTCCCGATGGTGCGCTTCGTGTCAAGCGTGGTGATTCGTGCAGTGAGTGTGTCGTCGAGCGCGCTGGTTCGTAAGGTGAACTCTTCGTCGAGGGCATCAATTCTGCTGGTGAGTTTGGCGTCGAGTGCGTCGATCCTGCCGGTGAGTGTCGCGTCGAGCACCTCGATCCTGCCGGTGAGCTTGGCATCGAGTGCGTCGATCTGGCCTGTGAGTTTCACGTCGAGCCCGTCGACCATGCCGGTGAGCTTCACCTCGAGCCCGTCGAACATGCCGGTGAGCTTCACGTCGAGCGCGTCGATCTGGCCCGTGAGCTTTACGTAGAGCGTGACCATCTGGCTCGTCAGCTTCGCGTCGAGGCCTGCTATGGCCCCGTCAAGCCGCGACCCGATCCGCCGTTCCAGGCGGCGGAAGCCTTGCGCCATGAGCCCGCCGAGGGTCGCGGCGGCGAGGGCGATGCCGAGCAGGCTTGCGAGCGCGTCGAGATACTGCACGAATACCCTCCTCTTGCCGCGACCAGGTTGCGTTTACGCTACGCCTGTTGCGGTGAGAATGGGCAAGAATAGGCCACATCTGTGGAAAACTCCCCACCCGGACCGGGGTGGTCACGGGTGGGGAGAACGCTGCGGGTCCGCGTCGCGGCTGCAGCTCGCGATGCCGCGGGTGCTCGGCGCGGCCGGCGGAGTCAGGCCCGTTAGCGCCCGCCAGCCGCCAGCCGCATGAGATCGGAGTCGAGGTTGATGCCGAGCTCTGTCCCGCCAGCGCTGCCGTATGAGTGCTGGTACGCCTCCCAGCCCTCACCGCGCGCATTCTCACGGAACCCACCCGCGACGAGCGCCATAAGTTCGGTCGCCGCGCGGTCGACGCGCTTGCCGAACTCGCTGCTGTTCCAGTCCTCGGGCGAGCTGACGAGCGAGGTCGGGGCCGTGACGGTGCGCAGGTAGGAGAAGAATCCGCGGAGCTGATCGTCGACGACGAGCGAGTGGCGGGGGCTGCCCGCGGTCGCCGCCAGCAGCACGGGCGTGCCGATGAGCAGGTCGTTGTCGAGCACCTGGAAGAACGAGGTGAACAGCCCGCTCGCCGCTGCCTTGTATACCGGAGTTGCGGCGATGATCGCGTCGGCGTCGCGCAGAATCTCGCTGGCTCGCTCAAGCTCTGCCGAGACGAGCTGCGTCGTGAGCGCAGCGGTGATGTCGCCCGCGAGCGGTCGGAGGTCGATGACGCGAGCCTCCATCGCGATGCCGCGTCGCTCTGCTTCAGCGAGCGTCTTGGTGGTTGCCCTGTCGGCGAGGAGCCGGGTGGTCGAGGGGTCGCTTGTGCCAGCGTTAACGATGACGAGCTGCTTGGTGTCTGCCATGATGTTGCTTTCTTGCGTTCTGAAGTCGAAAACCGGTATATGACGCTCGCGGCTAGGTCGAGCGCGACGCGATGAGTTTCTGAGTGAGGCGCTGGAGCTCGCGGAGCTCGTCGGGGGAGAGCGCGCGCATGGCCTGGCCGATGTCGCGCCCGTGGGCGCGCCCAACCTCGCGTTGCACCCGCGCGCCCTCTTCGCTGATCTCGATGAGCTTCGCCCGCCCGTCCTCGGGGTCCGGCTTGCGCACGACGAGCCCGCGAGTTGCGAGGCGATCCACCATCCGTGACAGGGCGGGCTGGCTGAGCAGCACCTCTTCCTGAAGGTCACACAGGCGCATCGCCTCGCCGCGCTTGACGAGCGTGTACAGCACGTCGTACTCGCGCATGCTTGCCTCGCCCCAGATGGGCTTGGCGCTGAAGTCGCTTGAGAGGCGCGCGTGCGCGGTCATGAGCGACTCCCAGGCCTCGTTGGCGAGCCGGATATCGGTTCGATGACTGCTCACGGTCGTGGTCCTCTCTGGGGTGGCAAGCGTGTGGGGCGGGGTCTACAGGCCGAAGGCAGAGCCGGCCTTTGCCGGGCTGTCCTGGTAGGGCGAGCCGCCGGTGACGTTGTCGCCGCGGTTCGGGTTCGGGCGGGGTTCGCGGGGCTCAGCATCACCGTACTTGGCCTTGACGAGATCCGCATGTGACGGAGCCTCGGGAACCTCGGGGTCGCGGAGCTTCGCGAGCTCGGCGCGCAGCACCGGCAGCACCTCCGAGCCGAGCAGATCGAGCTGCTTGAGCACGGTGTCGGTCGGGAGGCCGGCGTGGTCGACGAGGAACATCTGGCGCTGGTAGTCGCCGAACATCTCGCGGAAGGACAGTGTCTTGTCGATGATCTCCTGCGGGCTACCGACGCTCAGCGGCGTCTGGTGCATGAAGTCCTCGAGCGACGGGCCGTGGCCGTAGACGGGCGCCTCGTTGAAGTACGGACGGAAGTCGCGGAGCGCGTCTTGCGAGTTCTTCGCGACGTATGCCTGGCCACCGAGGCCGACGATCGCCTGCTTCGCCTTGCCGTGTCCGTAGTGCTCGTAGCGCTGACGGTAGAAGTTCACGAGGCGGAGCGAGTGCGCGGACGGTGCGAAGATGTGGTTCGAGAAGAAGCCGTCGCCGTGGAACGCGGCCTGCTCGGCAATCTCCGGGGTCCGGATCGAACCGTGCCAAACGAAGGGCGGGACGTCATGCAGCGGCCGGGGGGTCGAGGTGAAGCCCTGCAGCGGCGTGCGGAAGTTGCCCTCGTAGTCGACGACGTCTTCGCGCCAGAGGCGGTGCAGCAGGTTGTAGTTCTCGAGTGCAAGCGGCAGCGCGGAGCGGATGTCCTTGCCGAACCACGGGTACACGGGTGCGGTGTTGCCGCGGCCGAGCATGAGGTCCATGCGGCCGTCGGCGAGGTGCTGCAGCATCGCGTACTCCTCGGCGATGCGCACGGGGTCGTTCGTGGTGATGAGCGTCGTGCTCGTGGAGAGCTTCAGCGTCTTGGTCTGCGCCGCGAGGTAGGCGAGGAATGTCGTGGGGCTTGACGAGAAGAACGGCGGGTTATGGTGCTCGCCGACCGCGAAGACGTCGAATCCGACCTCCTCCGCGTGCGTCGCGATTGTCGCGAGGCCCTTGATGCGTGCGGCCTCGCTCGGGGTGTCTCCCGTGACTGGGTCGCGGGTGACGTCAGAGACGGAAAAGATCCCGAATTCCATGGTGTGCTCCTGGGTGTTGGTGCGGTGTCGTGCGCGAGCGCGGTGTCCGGGAGGGCCCCGTTTCGCTCATTTATATGCGCTTGCATGTAAATGTAACGAGGAAACCTGGGAACTATTCCCGTCGCCAGAAATTCGTTCTCAGGAGCCCGCAACGGGCGGGAATCTGTGCGGATGTCGGGGCGCTAGAACACCATCGGGCGGTCGTAATCGTCCTCGAAGGTGCCGCCGAGCAGGCTCGGATCGATGTCTGCAACGACGGGAACATGGTCGCTCGGGGCGTCGCCCCGGCGCTCGTCGCGGTGAATACTCGCGCCGGTCACGGTGTCGGCGAACGCCTGCGAGCCCATGATGAAGTCGATGCGCATTCCCTCGTTCTTCGGGAAGCGGCCGGCCTTGTAGTCCCAGAACGTGAAGCCCTCGGGCACGATCGGACGGACGACGTCGCTCACGAACGGCGCGAACGACTCAAACGCGGCGCGCTCAGCGGGCGAGACGTGCGTCGAGCGGCCCTGCACGAAGCTCGGGTCGCCCATGTCGGCGTCGAGCGGGGCGATATTCCAGTCGCCCATGAGTGCGAGCGGGAGATCAGGATCCTCGTCGAGCCACGCCTCGGTGTTGCTTCGAAGCGCGGCGAGCCACTCGAGCTTGTACTCGAGGTGCGGATCGTCGAGCGAGCGGCCGTTGGGCACGTAGAGGCTCCAGAGCCGCAGATCACCCACCGTGACGCCGAGCGCGCGGGCCTCGAGCGGCAGGCCGTTCGGCCCGGTGCCCTGGACGCCCTCCTGCCCCTTGATCGGCTTGCCGAAGCCGGGCATGCCGTCGAAGCCGTGCGCGACGTCGGTCATCTCGTGGCGGCTCGCAAACGCGACGCCGTTCCACTGGTTCAGGCCGTTGATCTCGAGGTGGTAGCCCGCCTGTTCGAACGCCTCGACGGGGAACTGGTCGGGGCGGCACTTGATCTCCTGCATGGCGAGGACATCGATATCCTCGCGCTGGAGCCAGTCGACGACCCTGCCGAATCGAGTGCGGATCGAGTTCACGTTCCAGGTAGCGATGCGCATGGGTCAAGCCTAGCTGGGTTGTGCCTGGCTGGCGGGTGAGGGGTGCTGCGGTGCGCGCCGTGCCGCCGCGAGTGCTTCGGCATCTGCCCGCAGCGTGGCTCGGCGGGTCTCGGGGGTGGTGTCGCCGGTGAGGATCGTGTCGGCCACACGGGACAGGGTCCACCACCCGACGACGAGCGTCACGATGGAGAGGAGGAGCTGCTCGGCCTGCGCGAGGTCGGAGGTGGGGAGAGCCGCCTCGAGCCCGGCGGCGAGGTCGTGGCAGCTCAGCGCGCGGCAGTCGAGGGCCACGGCCTCGGTGAGTTCAAGGCTCTCCCAGGCGAGCAGTCGCGCGAGCCCTGGGCGCGCTTCAAGCCTGTCGAAGAGTGCGAGCGCGTAGTCCCCGACCGCCCCCGGCCCGGATCCCGCGACCGGGAGGCCGTCGAGCAGGTTGGTGAGCTGGTCGTCGAGGACCGCCGCGAAGAACCCGCTCTTCGAGCCGAAGTAGGAGTACACGCGCTCCTTGTTCACGCCTGACTCGCGCCCGATCGCATCCATCGTCGTCCCTGCGAAGCCGTGTCGCGCGAAGAGGGTCGCGCCGGCATCGAGGAGTTGTCGGCGTGTCTGCTCGGTGTCCCAGGCCATGCCTCCAGCGTACCCCAACTCCAAACGAGCGTTTGCAATTTCTCCACGATCCCCATAGTGTCATCTCCAAACGATCGTTTGGAGAATGTCATGTTGCCTCACCCACACACCGCACCCCTCGTCACTCTGGTCGCGGTGCTCCCGCCCGCCGCAGTTACCGCCCCGGGCGCGCACGTCGCAGGTGCCGAGTGAGGGCGCTCGTGCTTGGCGGCACCGGGGCCGTCGGTGCAGCCGTGGCGGGCGCGCTTGAAGCGCGGGGACACGAGGCGGTGCGTGGCAGCCGCCGGGCGTCCGCCGTTCCAGGCGGGGTGCAGCTCGACCTGACGAGCGCGGCCGGGCGCGAGCGGATGCGGGAAGTCGCCGGCGACTGCGACGTCGTGATCGACGCCTCGGGCCGTGAGGATCCGGCGCTCGCGCGCGACCTCACGGGGGTGCCCACCGTCGACACGTCAGCCAACACTGCCTACCTCGCCGAGCTGCGCGCGGCGGCGGGGGCCGCGACGCTCGTGCTTGGAGCAGGGATCGCGCCGGGAGCGAGCACCATTCTCGCCTCGGCGACCGAGCCGCGGCCTGGTGACGACATCGACATCTCGGTGCTGCTCGGCACAGGCGAGGTGCACGGGCCAGCGGCCGTCGAATGGACGGCGGCGCTCGCCGGGACTGAGGTGTATCGGGCCCCGGAGGGCGCGCCGGTGCTGAACTACCGCGAGCGGCGCCGGATCCTGATCGACGGCAGACCGCGAACGCACCTGCGCACCGACTTTCCCGACCACCTACTGCTCGACGGCACTGGCGCGCGCATCCGCAGCTATCTCACGCTCGGAAGCCCGGTCGCGACCGCGGGCCTCGCACTCGTCGGCGCGGTGCCAGCGCTGCGCGGGATCCTCGCCGCCGCACCGCACTGGGGCGACGACAGGTGGCGCGTGGCCGCGACAAACAGGCGCACCGGAGTCACGCTCGCGGCCTCAGGTTCCGGCCAGTCGCGCGCAACGGGTGAGCTCGCCGCGCTCGCCGCAATCCGAGCGGCCGAGCGCTCCCACCTTGGTCCGGTCACGATGGCGGATCTGTTCGGCCTCGAGATGTTCGACGAGGCGGCGAGCGTTACCGCTCGGAACTGAACGGAGCCGCCTCCGCGGACGCGGTGTCGCCCTGCAGCCTGAGCGCGCGCAGGGCGACGACGAGCTCTGCCGATTCGGCCGGATGCGTCAGCCGCCGACCGGTGAGCTCCGTGATGCGCTGCATGCGGTAGAGCACGGTATTGCGGTGGCAATGGAGCAGGCGTGCGGCGTCGGCGGTCGAGCCGCCCGCAGCAACCCACGCCTCGAGGGTCGCGAGGAGCGGGCGGGCTCCGGCCTCGCCGAGCGCGAGCACGCCGCCGAGCACGGACGCGGTGAGCTGCTGCGCGACATCCGGCCCCGCCGAGATTGCGAGCTCAAGGGGCAGGTCGCCGTAGCGGCTCAGCTCGCGCGAATCCGGCGCCAGGCACCGCATCGCGCGCCGGGCCTCGACCGCCCCGAGTGGCGCCTCGGCGAGCCGCTCGAATGGGCGGCTCGCGCCTGTGCGCGTGACCGCGTGTGCGGCAATTTCGTCGAGGGCCGCCTCGAGCCCCTCGCGGGTGCGCGCGCCAACGATGCCGGTGTGCATCCCCGCGTCGAACGTCCAGACGGCCGTCGCGCCGCGGGTTGTGATCCCCGCATCGGGCGTGGCGTCGTATCCCGAACCGCCGAGCGCGGCGACGAGCACCGTGTACCAGCCGGGCGTCGGGAGCCCGAGGAGCTGCTCCGAGTCGGCCGGGTGCGCGGTCCCGGAGAGGAGGGCGAGCAGGTGCAGCCGGCTCGACTGGCCGCTCCGGCGTTCCTTTGCGTCGACGACCTCGCGGTACGCGTCCACTGCGAGCATCGAGTACCTGTCGAGGATCTGCCAGAGCTCCGAGACGGCGCCGAACACGGCGTCGGTGTCGTTCGTGCCCGCAGTCACCTCACGGATGTCGCTGAGCACCGCGAGCCCAGCCAGCCGGTAGGCGTGGAGCAGGCTCGCCATGGAGATGCCGTTCTCCGCTTTGGCGCGCCCCGCCCACTGCGCGGGCGCCGCGGACTCTGGGCCGCCGCACAACTCCGCGAGTAGTGCGGTGACGTTCGCCTCGACGATCTCGTAGAGCTCCGCGCCGACGCGGTGCTCGCGGTACACCGCCTCGTTCGCCACGATCTCCTCGACAACACGCGCGACGAGGCGTTCACGTCTCGCGGAAATCTGCAGCAGGAACCACGGCGGCGCGGGGCGCGCTGACGCCTGGCTGTGCGCGGACTCCGTTGTGACCATGTGGCGAGTCTAGCCACGCTGACCAGCGAAATTGTGAGACTGCACAGTACGAGGCATGAATTGTTGAGCGCTCGCATCTGGCAGGGCGGTCACCGGCGCGCCAGACTGTGCCTGTACACAGGTCAGGCCGGAATGCGCCTCGGCTCCAGCTCGGCCAGTGGGCGCCCACCGTCAGCGACGCTCAACACGCCATTCAAAGGAGAAGCCGTATGTTCCAGAGCCACCACCCCGACGTCGAGATTCCGAACCTCAGCATCTTTGACTACCTGTTCGGGAGCCTGAAACCCGAGGAGCTCGACCGGATCGCGCTTATCAACCCCGCGACTGGCGCAGAAACCACGTACGGCACGTTGCGCGACCAGATCGAGGCGGTCGCTGGGGCGCTCGCGGCGCAGGGCGTCGGGCCCGGATCTGTCGTGGGCCTGCTCAGCCCCAACATTCCGGAGTTCGCGACGGTCTTCCACGGGGCGCTGCGCGCCGGCGCGACGGTGACGACCCTCAACGCGCTCTACACCCCCGCCGAGATCGAGAAGCAGCTTCTCGACGCGAAGGCGACCTGGCTGTTCACGGTCTCCCCGCTCCTCCCGCAGGCTCAGGCTGGTGCCGAGGCTGCAGGGATCCCCACCGACCGCCTCGTCGTACTCGACGGCGCCGAGGGCCACCCGAACCTCCGCGACCTGCTGACCGCGGGCGAGCCTGCCCCCGACCTGACGATAGACCCGCAGACAACGGTCGCCGTGTTGCCGTACTCGTCGGGGACGACTGGCATCCCGAAGGGTGTCATGCTCACGCATCGCAACCTCGTCGCGAACGTCGAGCAGAGCCGCCACGTGATGGACTTGAACGGGGATGATCGGGTACTCGCGGTGCTTCCCTTCTTCCACATCTACGGCATGACGGTGCTGCTGAACATCGCGCTCTTCACGCGCGCCTCGCTCGTCACGATGCCGAAGTTCGACCTCGTCCAGTTCCTCGAGAACATCCAGCGGTTCGAGTGCACATACGTCTTCGTCGCCCCACCGATCATGGTCGCGCTCGCGAAGCACCCCATCGTCGATAAGTACGACATCTCCAGCGTGCGCACCCTCTTTTCGGGCGCCGCGCCGCTCGACGGCGCGACCGCCGAGC
Protein-coding regions in this window:
- a CDS encoding CE1758 family FMN-dependent luciferase-like monooxygenase; amino-acid sequence: MEFGIFSVSDVTRDPVTGDTPSEAARIKGLATIATHAEEVGFDVFAVGEHHNPPFFSSSPTTFLAYLAAQTKTLKLSTSTTLITTNDPVRIAEEYAMLQHLADGRMDLMLGRGNTAPVYPWFGKDIRSALPLALENYNLLHRLWREDVVDYEGNFRTPLQGFTSTPRPLHDVPPFVWHGSIRTPEIAEQAAFHGDGFFSNHIFAPSAHSLRLVNFYRQRYEHYGHGKAKQAIVGLGGQAYVAKNSQDALRDFRPYFNEAPVYGHGPSLEDFMHQTPLSVGSPQEIIDKTLSFREMFGDYQRQMFLVDHAGLPTDTVLKQLDLLGSEVLPVLRAELAKLRDPEVPEAPSHADLVKAKYGDAEPREPRPNPNRGDNVTGGSPYQDSPAKAGSAFGL
- a CDS encoding exodeoxyribonuclease III; the protein is MRIATWNVNSIRTRFGRVVDWLQREDIDVLAMQEIKCRPDQFPVEAFEQAGYHLEINGLNQWNGVAFASRHEMTDVAHGFDGMPGFGKPIKGQEGVQGTGPNGLPLEARALGVTVGDLRLWSLYVPNGRSLDDPHLEYKLEWLAALRSNTEAWLDEDPDLPLALMGDWNIAPLDADMGDPSFVQGRSTHVSPAERAAFESFAPFVSDVVRPIVPEGFTFWDYKAGRFPKNEGMRIDFIMGSQAFADTVTGASIHRDERRGDAPSDHVPVVADIDPSLLGGTFEDDYDRPMVF
- a CDS encoding TetR/AcrR family transcriptional regulator, giving the protein MAWDTEQTRRQLLDAGATLFARHGFAGTTMDAIGRESGVNKERVYSYFGSKSGFFAAVLDDQLTNLLDGLPVAGSGPGAVGDYALALFDRLEARPGLARLLAWESLELTEAVALDCRALSCHDLAAGLEAALPTSDLAQAEQLLLSIVTLVVGWWTLSRVADTILTGDTTPETRRATLRADAEALAAARRAPQHPSPASQAQPS
- a CDS encoding NAD-dependent epimerase/dehydratase family protein, which encodes MRALVLGGTGAVGAAVAGALEARGHEAVRGSRRASAVPGGVQLDLTSAAGRERMREVAGDCDVVIDASGREDPALARDLTGVPTVDTSANTAYLAELRAAAGAATLVLGAGIAPGASTILASATEPRPGDDIDISVLLGTGEVHGPAAVEWTAALAGTEVYRAPEGAPVLNYRERRRILIDGRPRTHLRTDFPDHLLLDGTGARIRSYLTLGSPVATAGLALVGAVPALRGILAAAPHWGDDRWRVAATNRRTGVTLAASGSGQSRATGELAALAAIRAAERSHLGPVTMADLFGLEMFDEAASVTARN
- a CDS encoding PucR family transcriptional regulator, giving the protein MVTTESAHSQASARPAPPWFLLQISARRERLVARVVEEIVANEAVYREHRVGAELYEIVEANVTALLAELCGGPESAAPAQWAGRAKAENGISMASLLHAYRLAGLAVLSDIREVTAGTNDTDAVFGAVSELWQILDRYSMLAVDAYREVVDAKERRSGQSSRLHLLALLSGTAHPADSEQLLGLPTPGWYTVLVAALGGSGYDATPDAGITTRGATAVWTFDAGMHTGIVGARTREGLEAALDEIAAHAVTRTGASRPFERLAEAPLGAVEARRAMRCLAPDSRELSRYGDLPLELAISAGPDVAQQLTASVLGGVLALGEAGARPLLATLEAWVAAGGSTADAARLLHCHRNTVLYRMQRITELTGRRLTHPAESAELVVALRALRLQGDTASAEAAPFSSER
- a CDS encoding AMP-binding protein; protein product: MFQSHHPDVEIPNLSIFDYLFGSLKPEELDRIALINPATGAETTYGTLRDQIEAVAGALAAQGVGPGSVVGLLSPNIPEFATVFHGALRAGATVTTLNALYTPAEIEKQLLDAKATWLFTVSPLLPQAQAGAEAAGIPTDRLVVLDGAEGHPNLRDLLTAGEPAPDLTIDPQTTVAVLPYSSGTTGIPKGVMLTHRNLVANVEQSRHVMDLNGDDRVLAVLPFFHIYGMTVLLNIALFTRASLVTMPKFDLVQFLENIQRFECTYVFVAPPIMVALAKHPIVDKYDISSVRTLFSGAAPLDGATAERAAARLGTKVLQGYGMSELSPVSHLIPAERTDIPRSSIGLSIPNVVCKLVDTETGEELTEYGEDGLTKPGELWVKGPNVMVGYLGKPEATAESITEDGFLRTGDIAVRSKDDWYAIVDRAKELIKYKGYQVAPAELEALLLTHPEIADAAVIGVTVEDGEEVPKAFVVRAEGSALAESDVMEFVTERVAPYKKVRRVEFIDTVPKSSAGKILRKDLRERERSLAG